In Nostoc edaphicum CCNP1411, the sequence TCGCTTTCGCGGAAAAACATTTCGCAGTGGGTACACTTCCCTTTTTGCTTTTTCAGGAGTTTTGAAGTCCTATTTGGCATTTCGGGGTTTTTACCCATTCTTGTACTCCAATAAACCAGATTTCCGTCGTATGGTGACGATTCGCCTTTAACTTTCACATGACGTACTATTGGAGTGTCGGCATGTTTTAGTAACCGAGTTGGGGTTAAACCTTCCTTCCTGGTTGCGAATATCCAGTTATCACCGCCTATAGACTGCCAATACCTTTTTGACACCCATCCCCAGTTCTTTTTGGGGTGGCGGTGTTTTGCCCAGGCATATAACTTTTGGTACGTGAGGTCATCGATATCTGAGTAAGCTACCTTACTTACCACAGTCGCGTAGTAGTTTGCCCATCCCCTAATTATTGGGTTTAAATGGCTGATTAGCGCCGCTTGCGGAGCTGCCTTATGGGTTTCAATAACATTAGCGATTTGTTCATAATGTACCTTTTGCTTCTGCTTGCTTGGGGTGATGATTGTTTTAAAACCCCGTTTCGAGTGATACTTTCCTACTGGAAATTGTTGTATCGAAAAACCAAGGAAATCGAACCCTGGTTTTTCCTGCTCATACTGGTTGAGGGTGTGAGTCAGTCTCGTTTTACTGGGCTTTAGTTCCAAACCCATGCTTTTTAACCATTCAGAGATAATCTCTTTGCATCTTTGGACTATGGTTATGTTTTCGTGGAGAATTACGAAATCGTCGGCATAACGAATTAGACTTAGACTTCTACGGGTATCCCGTTTATTAAGACCGTCTTTACAAGGGAGGGTATTGGCGTATTGTTTAATTCGTTCTTCCATCCCATGTAGGGCAATGTTTGCCAGTAACGGAGAAATGACCCCGCCCTGTGGCGTACCCTCAGATGTTGGAAACAACTGCTTATCATCCATCACTCCCGCTTTTAACCATGCACGTACTTGTCGGCGGATGGTGGGGAATGTATTTATTTTTCTCAGCAGTGCTTCATGGTCGATGCGGTCAAAGCATTTTGATATGTCGGCATCGAGTACAAATTTTGGCTTGAGCTTGATTGCCTTAAATATTGCTTCTACCGCATCATGGCATGAGCGTCCGGCTCTGAACCCGTATGAGTTGGGTTCAAATCGCGCTTCCCATTCTGGCTCTAGTGCCAGTTTGACAAGTGCTTGCAAGGCTCGGTCTTTCATTGTAGGTATACCCAAAGGTCGCTTCTCTTCCGTTCCAGGCTTAGGAATCCATACGCGCCTAGTTGGGCTGACCTTTGTACCCAGGTTTAAGATATCAGTGAGTTCTAGACGTTGCTTTGGAGTCAGCGACTTAACGCCATCTACACCAGCCGTCTTTTTCCCTTGGTTGTCCTGGGTGACTCTACGAACCGCTAAAGCTCTTGCTGACCATGACTTCATCAGTGTCTTTTGGAGTCTGCGATATGCTTTTACATCACCACGGGCAGAGGCTTGATAAATTCTCTTTTGGAGCTTATACACGCTACGCTCTAGCTTACGCCAGTTAATAGAGTGCCATTCCACCATCAGTCTTTGAGACTGTGTATTAGACATATATACTCATTACTTGGGACTTTATCATCCAAATCACCGTAGGTCTGTCTGCATATTCTGGGCATTACCCCAGACATTCGCTTTTGACTTAATCTCCCCTACTCGCTGCATACGGTTAGCACCTACTCAGGGATTCGACCACCTGAGAGCATACGAGAGGTTATATCGTTCCGAGTGACCATACTGTGTACCTTTAGAGTGATGCTCTTCGCCGGGTTTATTGGAAGTGCTTGTTGGTCAATCCGATTCTTGCCAACTCCTTATCCTGTGCCTTTTGGCTCCAGCGCATTAAGCCTTATTTCGCTGGTTCATTGTAACGACGACTCAATTGCATCTTCAAGCCAAAGCTTTACTCATGGGTACTTTGCTCGATGCTTACCGACTTAGGCTGTCAGTAATAACACCTTTTCACCCCGCTTCAGGCTTTGATAGCTAGTCTCAAACCTGGGGGTGATGCTTTCACCGTTGCACCTACGGGGTAGGATTTGGGGGGTTCTAGGATACTAACTCTCACCTACATAGTCATTCAGTTGTCAAGGCATTGTACCTTGCGGCTAATCCTCCAAACCCTTATGGGTCTTAGTTTCTAGCCAACGATTCGCACGTCGGACATAATATCAATTACCTGAAACTAAAATACTTCCAGGAACCTTTATTAAGCCTCAACTTTTACACCCT encodes:
- the ltrA gene encoding group II intron reverse transcriptase/maturase, with amino-acid sequence MSNTQSQRLMVEWHSINWRKLERSVYKLQKRIYQASARGDVKAYRRLQKTLMKSWSARALAVRRVTQDNQGKKTAGVDGVKSLTPKQRLELTDILNLGTKVSPTRRVWIPKPGTEEKRPLGIPTMKDRALQALVKLALEPEWEARFEPNSYGFRAGRSCHDAVEAIFKAIKLKPKFVLDADISKCFDRIDHEALLRKINTFPTIRRQVRAWLKAGVMDDKQLFPTSEGTPQGGVISPLLANIALHGMEERIKQYANTLPCKDGLNKRDTRRSLSLIRYADDFVILHENITIVQRCKEIISEWLKSMGLELKPSKTRLTHTLNQYEQEKPGFDFLGFSIQQFPVGKYHSKRGFKTIITPSKQKQKVHYEQIANVIETHKAAPQAALISHLNPIIRGWANYYATVVSKVAYSDIDDLTYQKLYAWAKHRHPKKNWGWVSKRYWQSIGGDNWIFATRKEGLTPTRLLKHADTPIVRHVKVKGESSPYDGNLVYWSTRMGKNPEMPNRTSKLLKKQKGKCTHCEMFFRESDVLEVDHKIPKSQGGKDIYDNLQLLHRHCHDTKTANDGSPGIKSGCNSAEPKPTRILEKVKDKWVMRYA